The following coding sequences lie in one Lolium perenne isolate Kyuss_39 chromosome 2, Kyuss_2.0, whole genome shotgun sequence genomic window:
- the LOC127329184 gene encoding galactoside 2-alpha-L-fucosyltransferase-like, with product MDEHAPAPGPASSNSTSEADPAAECSYIVWTPQAGLGNGIISTAAAFLYALLTDRVLLVQHPGHDLGDIFCEPFPGSSTWVLPEKDFPIRSMERFNTRTPESLGNTLRRGEGSRDPPAPWMYLHLQNNYQPNDRRFFCDDGQDAVRGVRWLVLRSDNYFVPGLFLVPRYERELDRLFPRRDAVFHHLGRYLFHPSNTVWAMVARYHTSYLAPAEERVGLQVRDFKFTPISADERYNQIVWCAYGEGILPAVDNTLQESGNMPTAYGPRRRTDLPSAYDTPTGTLGVAPRGRWASAEATWPSA from the coding sequence ATGGACGAGCATGCGCCGGCGCCCGGGCCAGCGTCCTCGAACAGTACCTCCGAGGCTGACCCGGCGGCCGAGTGCAGCTACATCGTGTGGACACCCCAAGCGGGCCTCGGCAACggcatcatctccaccgccgccgccttcctctacGCGCTGCTCACCGACCGCGTCCTCCTCGTCCAACACCCCGGCCACGACCTCGGCGACATCTTCTGCGAGCCGTTCCCCGGCTCAAGCACCTGGGTGCTCCCGGAGAAAGACTTCCCCATCCGGAGCATGGAGCGCTTCAACACCCGCACCCCGGAGAGCCTCGGAAACACTCTGCGCCGTGGCGAGGGGTCCAGGGACCCGCCGGCGCCGTGGATGTACCTGCATCTACAGAACAACTACCAGCCCAACGACCGGCGCTTCTTCTGCGACGACGGGCAGGACGCGGTGCGTGGCGTGCGCTGGCTGGTGCTCCGCTCCGACAACTACTTCGTGCCGGGCCTCTTCCTGGTCCCGCGGTACGAGCGCGAGCTGGACCGCCTGTTCCCGCGCCGCGACGCCGTGTTCCACCACCTCGGGCGCTACCTCTTCCACCCGAGCAACACGGTGTGGGCCATGGTGGCGCGGTACCACACCTCGTACCTCGCCCCGGCGGAGGAGCGGGTGGGCCTCCAGGTGCGCGACTTCAAGTTCACTCCCATCTCCGCCGACGAACGATACAACCAGATCGTTTGGTGCGCGTACGGCGAGGGCATCCTGCCCGCCGTCGACAACACACTACAGGAATCCGGCAATATGCCGACGGCctacggccctcggcgtaggacaGACTTGCCCTCGGCGTACGATACGCCGACGGGGaccctcggcgtagctcctcggGGAAGGTGGGCCTCGGCGGAGGCcacgtggccctcggcgtag